The Aeoliella mucimassa genome includes the window ACAAACAAAGTAAAACACACGTCTCGCATAACAAGTGGACTCTGCATTTCAGGTAGTCCCTGTGACCGGTCACAACTTCTTACGTGACCGGCAAAGTTTTTTCCAATTCCCCCTAAACCATTACCCCGCAAGAACTTACAGCACACCATGCTGTTCGAGATCGTCTCCGATTGCTCGTGACCGCTCAAGGGTGGAGGCGACGTGTGTCGCCAATTTCCCCCTTTTTAGGAATGAGTAATATGAACTCCCCCGCATGTCTTTCAAATCCCTACCAGATTGGGAGGGAACTGGCTCCGCCAACCCTTTTGAGCCCCAAACAGGCCTCTGAAGCCCTGTCGATCAGTCCACGGAAACTGTGGACTATGACCGCAAGCGGTGAGATCACCTGTGTCCGGCTCGGTCGCTCTGTACGGTACTCTGTCGCGGAACTCCACCGCCTTGTATCTGCTTCGTCGGAAGGAGGTGCCAAATGCGCGACCTGACGATCCAAGAGCCCCTACCGGTCGACATTTACACAACTCCTCAAGAATCACAGAACGCCGAGGTTGTGTTAACAAGTGTCGTGGAAGCCGCACAATTTTACGCGAACAAACACGGCCTCGCTGTGTTCCCGCGTCGCACGGGACAGAAGGCGCCCGCCACTCCACACGGCTGTAGGGATGCGACCAAGGACTCGCACCAAATCAACAGCTTGTTCCAAGAGGAGCACAATCTGGCAATCACCACCCCACGAGAACTAATGCGTGGTTCGCGACAATGGGCCAACGCTGATTCGGCAAAGCAATCCCTCGGAAAACTAGTTGATGGAGGATTAGGAAGCTGGGAGATTAAACCTCCTGGACAGAAAGGCGGACGCCCCACAAGAGCTTTTGTGCTCACAGACTCCTGTCCTGCTGACACAATTACCCCGTTCCCCGATATACAGGCGGTTTTGTCAACGTCGACACCTGACCAACACGCTTAACAAGAATTAGATCGATAGAACATATTTCAAGGAGCTGAGTAAATGGCAAGTGTAACAACCGATAGGAGTGGCAAGCGTCGTGTCCAGTTTGTGGACCCCTTTCAGAAACAAACGAGACGCACGATTTATTTGGGCAAGGTGACTCTGCGTGCCGCTGAACAGGTGAAATTCCGGATTGAGCAGTTAGTCGCGTCCAAGACGATGGGCTACGCCTTGGACAATGACACCGCCCGGTGGGTTGCGGAACTCGGCCGCGGGGGGTTGGCAGACAAGCTGGCTCGGGTCGGCTTGATTGAGCCCCCTGAGCAACAACAACGTGCTCAACTTGATGAGTACCTTACTGCCTACGTCGAACGAAGGACCGATGTAAAGCCCGCTACCAGGGTCATCTGGCGACATGCGATCAATAACCTCACGAAGTGCTTCGGCAAGCAACGTGATATGGCTAACATCGATGAGGGAGACGCTGAGGACTTCAAACTCTACTTGATCGAGCAAGGCTTGGCGCCGACTACGGTTCACAAACGACTGCAAGTAGTACGAATGATCTTTCGCGACGCCGTACGAAGGAACATCGTGTCAGAGAATCCCTTCGCTGGAGTATCCGCTATCGCCGTTCAACCAGTGGAGCGGCAACATTTTGTCACGCGTGAAGTAACCGACAAACTAATAGCCTCATCGGACCTGACTTGGCGCCTGATTATCGCGCTGAGCCGATACGGAGGGCTGCGATGCCCGAGCGAAGTCCTTTCGCTCCGCTGGGCGGCTATCAACTGGCCGGAGAACCGGATTACTGTCGATTCCCCGAAGACCGAGCACAGGGGAAAAGGACAGCGGACAATTCCGCTTTTTCCAGAACTTGTAGAGGTACTCCGGGAAGCATGGGAGGCGGCTGAGCCCAATGCGGAGTATGTCGTGCCTGGCGACCTTCGAAAGTCTGCTGATTCGCCGGAAGGGTGGAGAAACTGCAACCTTCGGACACAGTTCAATCGGATCATCTCACGAGAGGGGGTCTCGCCCTGGCCAAAGTTGTTCCAATCGATGCGGTCGAGTCGAGAAACAGAGTTGGCCCGCGAGCACCCGATCCATGTCGTAACGGCTTGGATGGGGAACACGCCGAAAGTGGCACTGAAGCACTATCTTCAGGTTACCGACTTCGACTTTGACAAGGGGGCGG containing:
- a CDS encoding helix-turn-helix domain-containing protein, translating into MNSPACLSNPYQIGRELAPPTLLSPKQASEALSISPRKLWTMTASGEITCVRLGRSVRYSVAELHRLVSASSEGGAKCAT
- a CDS encoding bifunctional DNA primase/polymerase, which produces MRDLTIQEPLPVDIYTTPQESQNAEVVLTSVVEAAQFYANKHGLAVFPRRTGQKAPATPHGCRDATKDSHQINSLFQEEHNLAITTPRELMRGSRQWANADSAKQSLGKLVDGGLGSWEIKPPGQKGGRPTRAFVLTDSCPADTITPFPDIQAVLSTSTPDQHA
- a CDS encoding tyrosine-type recombinase/integrase; translation: MASVTTDRSGKRRVQFVDPFQKQTRRTIYLGKVTLRAAEQVKFRIEQLVASKTMGYALDNDTARWVAELGRGGLADKLARVGLIEPPEQQQRAQLDEYLTAYVERRTDVKPATRVIWRHAINNLTKCFGKQRDMANIDEGDAEDFKLYLIEQGLAPTTVHKRLQVVRMIFRDAVRRNIVSENPFAGVSAIAVQPVERQHFVTREVTDKLIASSDLTWRLIIALSRYGGLRCPSEVLSLRWAAINWPENRITVDSPKTEHRGKGQRTIPLFPELVEVLREAWEAAEPNAEYVVPGDLRKSADSPEGWRNCNLRTQFNRIISREGVSPWPKLFQSMRSSRETELAREHPIHVVTAWMGNTPKVALKHYLQVTDFDFDKGAGLSAEADAQTAQKPTQHLHASSRTETPETTQAQAGPGLMREVAKRCVSVPIVEVAGAGFEPTTSRL